The following are encoded together in the Desulfococcus multivorans genome:
- a CDS encoding tetratricopeptide repeat protein → MMRRLMLIALATFTFFVGASCSERRAEELFDTARLEERQNNPNHARQLYLELLKKYPDSAVAAEAQKRLQALSGNPGDQP, encoded by the coding sequence ATGATGAGACGCCTTATGTTGATCGCTCTGGCGACCTTCACCTTTTTTGTCGGGGCGTCCTGCTCGGAGCGACGCGCCGAGGAGCTGTTTGACACGGCCCGGCTGGAGGAACGGCAGAACAATCCCAACCATGCCCGGCAGCTTTACCTGGAACTGTTGAAGAAATACCCGGACAGCGCCGTTGCCGCCGAGGCGCAAAAACGACTCCAGGCCCTGTCCGGCAATCCAGGGGATCAGCCCTGA
- a CDS encoding TetR/AcrR family transcriptional regulator, with translation MGIRERKERERERRRQQIIVAAKRVFSDKGFNKSTMEDIAKEAELSPGTLYLYFKNKDELYASLSLRILQYLIIRLEHVNGNNEMDPIQKVEALNEAMFDVYEFDPLIIINMFHLQSSETLKNLSDELLREIEDLSRKSLGVIAGIFQEGIDKGVFIDEHPIALADIFWSLFSGVILWESSKSIINGNKDYLRDTLKIAFEVFVRGLKKA, from the coding sequence ATGGGCATCAGAGAAAGAAAAGAGAGGGAACGAGAGCGGCGTCGGCAACAGATCATTGTGGCTGCCAAACGCGTGTTTTCGGACAAAGGCTTCAATAAATCGACTATGGAGGACATCGCCAAGGAGGCCGAACTCAGTCCGGGAACGCTTTATCTCTATTTCAAGAACAAGGATGAACTTTATGCATCCCTTTCGCTGCGAATTCTGCAATATCTAATCATACGCCTCGAACATGTCAATGGAAATAACGAGATGGACCCCATTCAGAAGGTCGAAGCCCTCAATGAGGCGATGTTCGACGTTTACGAGTTTGATCCGCTCATCATCATCAACATGTTCCATCTGCAATCAAGCGAGACCCTCAAAAATCTTTCGGACGAACTTTTACGTGAAATCGAGGACTTGTCCAGGAAGTCCCTCGGCGTAATTGCCGGAATTTTTCAGGAAGGCATTGATAAGGGGGTGTTTATCGACGAGCACCCCATCGCGCTTGCCGATATTTTCTGGTCCTTGTTCTCGGGCGTCATTCTCTGGGAATCGAGCAAGAGCATCATTAACGGCAACAAGGATTACCTGAGGGATACCTTGAAAATCGCCTTTGAGGTATTTGTCAGGGGGTTGAAAAAGGCGTAA